The segment TAGCTCAGCAGCATCTTCAGATCAAAGGTGAGGGACTACTTGGTGTTTCTTATCTGTCTCGAGTTGAAACTGCTCCATTTTCCATGGATCATCTTCTCATCAGCAACTTGCACATTTCTTGGTTGCATGATCCTGCGTCATTTGTAACCGTTAGTACGACGATGCAAGAATGCATGGCTTAGTTAGCTACCGTTTGAGTCATGTCTTAGCATGCAGCAAATGCTAGTAATTAGTTGACTAGGAATTAATTGATTGGGCATTTTTGAGTGCAGGAGATCGAGATCGACAGGCATGGAGAGGGTGAACCTGAAGCTGTACCTGGAGAACGTGTACATAATGGAGGAGAACGAGCGGCTGCGGAGGAAGGCGCAGGCACTCAACCAGGAGAACAAGGCCCTCCTCGCCAAGCTCAACAccaaccacgccgccgcctcctcgacgtcgacgacgacccaGCGccggccacccaccgccgcctccgcggccggcgccggcgcgtcgtCCACCCTCAAGCCCGGCAAGCAGCAGCCAAAGtgatgcattgcatgcatgctgcatgcatTAGTACAAGGAGttcatgcttaattaattaatgattaGTTTCTGTAATTACTCTAAGTTAGTAGCAGCAAGTTGGTGAAGTAGCTTAACCAGATGACGCATAGGAGTAGAGTATTTAGCTTGCACCGTGTTTTGGCTTTGATTAGCAGCAGTACACCTTTTGTTTTTAGTACAACTTGGTACGGACTGATCACTGATCAGACGCTCATGACCAGTGTGGAGTGCGGACAGCTGGCGGCATTTTGGGTCAGACTTAATTAGCAGTGTGATGTAGGAGTAGTAACACTCAATCAAAGCTTAATTTGTGCTCCTAGCTACTAACAGCATATATTAATTCGTACCAGTACCGTTTTCCGTAAGTTGTCCTGGATAATACTCCCACCGTCTATTTTTAGTGTAGCTGTGGGTTTCATTTTCCTTATCAATTTGATCGTTCCTCTAATTTAAAGATttatgaatttctttttttaaaaaaagtcaagcATAAAAtgctattcatattttatcatctaataataataaaaatattaattataaaaaaatcaaataagacgtTGGATATAAAAATCCATAAGTCAAAATGGGATGAAGTATGT is part of the Oryza glaberrima chromosome 12, OglaRS2, whole genome shotgun sequence genome and harbors:
- the LOC127758065 gene encoding protein LITTLE ZIPPER 3-like codes for the protein MERVNLKLYLENVYIMEENERLRRKAQALNQENKALLAKLNTNHAAASSTSTTTQRRPPTAASAAGAGASSTLKPGKQQPK